A genomic stretch from Edaphobacter aggregans includes:
- a CDS encoding kelch repeat-containing protein, producing MKTRCLLTISPFLFALFAIGCSQSQLQPQPQPPSPTPSALPVTIEPQSVVMKHGDRWTFAASNVSGAASVNWSIQEGSAGGAISSDGVYTAPAIDGVYHVMATSKADPSKSATATVSVGGHGFALTSSLRTPRYLHTATLLPNGLVYVAGGETQLDYDVALADRAELFNPAMGAFEPTGQVARELHAATLLQNGDVLFTGGITGESPSGIVLTGTAELLKAGSASLQPTRNMGFQRCGHKATLLPDGRVLITGGSTQSGTKIAATRSAEIYDPASGTFMPVGNMRAARQSHSATLLLTGKVLITGGGSADAELFDPATNSFTPAGSTSSPGSMTTLLADGRALITDGSTAQSQLYDPVAGQFTSTGAMATSRSNYTANLLPDGTVLIAGGYIQVATSTPGTFSIVPVTSTEIYSLATGSFTPGPTMRQGRHGHTATLLPDGGVLFVGGIGPCCSLSTPLASAEIYR from the coding sequence ATGAAAACACGCTGTCTTCTCACTATTTCGCCTTTTCTTTTCGCTTTGTTTGCGATTGGATGCAGCCAGTCGCAGCTCCAGCCTCAGCCCCAGCCCCCCAGCCCTACGCCATCGGCCTTACCCGTGACGATCGAGCCGCAGTCTGTGGTGATGAAACATGGCGACCGCTGGACCTTTGCTGCCAGCAACGTGAGCGGCGCCGCGTCAGTGAACTGGAGCATTCAGGAGGGTTCGGCGGGCGGAGCCATCAGTAGTGACGGAGTTTACACCGCTCCGGCGATCGATGGTGTTTATCACGTTATGGCTACCTCCAAGGCGGACCCTTCGAAGAGTGCAACAGCTACGGTTAGTGTCGGAGGTCACGGGTTCGCATTGACCAGCAGTTTAAGGACCCCAAGGTATCTCCACACAGCGACGTTGCTCCCGAACGGCCTGGTTTATGTCGCAGGCGGAGAAACACAGCTCGATTACGATGTTGCACTCGCAGATCGGGCAGAGCTGTTCAATCCGGCTATGGGTGCATTCGAGCCCACGGGACAGGTCGCACGTGAGTTGCATGCCGCAACTCTTCTCCAAAATGGTGACGTCTTGTTTACGGGTGGCATCACTGGTGAATCGCCGTCTGGTATCGTTCTGACAGGTACAGCCGAGCTTCTGAAGGCGGGAAGCGCGTCGCTCCAACCCACCAGAAACATGGGCTTTCAACGTTGCGGTCATAAGGCGACACTCCTGCCGGATGGCAGAGTGCTCATTACCGGAGGCTCTACTCAATCCGGAACGAAAATAGCAGCGACACGATCGGCTGAGATCTACGATCCCGCATCGGGTACGTTTATGCCCGTAGGCAACATGAGAGCAGCGCGGCAAAGTCATTCCGCCACTCTGCTTTTGACCGGTAAAGTACTTATTACGGGAGGAGGCTCGGCCGACGCTGAGCTCTTTGATCCGGCAACGAATTCTTTTACGCCTGCCGGTAGCACGTCGTCGCCTGGAAGTATGACGACTTTGCTTGCCGATGGAAGAGCCCTGATCACAGACGGTTCCACCGCGCAATCCCAACTATACGATCCCGTCGCAGGCCAATTTACGTCCACCGGTGCCATGGCGACAAGTCGGTCTAATTACACTGCCAACCTTTTGCCCGACGGTACGGTCCTGATCGCGGGAGGCTACATACAGGTTGCGACATCTACCCCAGGCACGTTCAGCATTGTTCCAGTTACATCCACGGAAATTTACAGTCTTGCGACTGGATCCTTCACTCCTGGTCCGACGATGCGCCAGGGGCGACATGGGCATACCGCGACTCTGTTGCCTGACGGTGGTGTTCTTTTCGTTGGAGGAATAGGACCTTGCTGTTCTCTTTCCACACCTCTTGCAAGTGCAGAGATCTACCGCTGA
- a CDS encoding TonB-dependent receptor, producing MHLHNCNLRGVLCSITVFASCCALWLPSALGQVTSGSIYGTVTDQTSAVIPGAVVTATNLSTSAARTTKTDTSGDYSFPVLDPGDYNVAVQMVGFQSQTQANLRLDTNQNVHVSFNLQPGSIEQNMTVEARTALVDTRESQIGNTVDSKRIQDLPLNGRNAYDLVPIVPGVTNYIPDIPTGSRAGTQLTINGVSRGTAFYLDGTFNNDVQLGGNLLPNPDALHEFRVLTSNFDAEFGRLAGGVVSVVTRSGSNQYHALAYNYLRNSVFNAKNWFLTSVTPLRQNQFGGNIGGPIPMTDGHGFFFSSYQGLRTRQPANVAFSSLLTPTALERTGDFRNTPAASRPNVSCLGIQYKICPNLLDPVAQNALKFVPVGDSTSGPNYGHPAEQGADGNINVDQGMARVDYQLGQDHQLSAMYFQSRGNSNSPTIGGNQILSYSGMRTYEGQYNSVVSDIWTISPTKVNSVRAYYSLNHYVVDNIYRNQHLLPDLGSQAAMGANNSTQPRFDIKGYWQMGTTQTGPVNTATTTLGISDTFNWVLGRLELKFGGAYLWVRGAGTSVGISNGFFTFSGSATGNALLDFLEGKASLTQNNGVFVRTHSPDPSLFVQNNWRLTRRFTIDLGLRWEYYTPQTGQNNTGTFVAGVQSTRFPTAPLGLLTSGDQGIPDGILHTPWNTFAPRFGFAYDLFGNGLTSLRGAYGVFYSALDQPQLAGLVQQPFSRSVSVSRTPNLVTPYAPETDPFPYIASPSTAVFLPGANIFSLPPGVRNIPSVQQFSVGVQQQFSSKWSSEINYVGNVGRHFYTSFDENSPVYNASCTSATCGTTLGQNNRRPYQHQLTPTTYAYGAITLYAPIVNSSYHSLQATLARRFDQRFSIQASFVWSKVIGYGPLTNAYDLRSSRGVLDIDVPLNFVASYLFVIPGVHRFGLFGRQLLDGWQINGVTILRSGQPFNVTSGTDTNFDGIGNDRPNLIGNPHLPSGRGRIVTTKAFFNTSTFATPPPGTPYGNTPFNLLYGPQYVDTDLSAFKTFPIERDVTLQFRSEVFNVFNNVNLNAPQSALNSPAFGTISSSGAPRIVQLALRLSF from the coding sequence ATGCATCTCCACAATTGCAATCTGCGCGGCGTCTTGTGCTCCATCACCGTGTTCGCCTCGTGTTGCGCGCTGTGGCTCCCATCGGCCTTAGGTCAGGTCACGAGCGGTTCCATCTATGGAACGGTCACCGATCAGACCAGCGCCGTCATCCCGGGCGCGGTGGTGACTGCAACCAACCTATCGACGTCCGCGGCCAGAACGACGAAGACCGACACCTCAGGCGACTACAGCTTCCCCGTCCTCGATCCTGGCGATTACAACGTTGCAGTACAGATGGTGGGGTTTCAGTCGCAGACCCAGGCAAACCTTCGTCTCGACACGAACCAGAATGTTCATGTCAGCTTCAACCTGCAACCCGGTTCCATCGAGCAAAACATGACAGTCGAGGCTCGGACTGCTCTTGTCGACACGCGCGAATCCCAGATCGGCAACACGGTGGACAGCAAACGCATCCAGGATCTTCCACTGAACGGCCGGAATGCGTATGACCTCGTGCCAATTGTACCCGGCGTAACGAACTACATTCCCGATATTCCTACCGGATCTCGCGCAGGCACCCAACTCACAATCAACGGCGTCTCTCGCGGCACTGCTTTTTATCTTGATGGTACCTTCAACAACGACGTTCAACTTGGTGGCAACCTGCTTCCAAACCCCGATGCGCTTCATGAGTTCCGCGTGTTGACCAGCAACTTCGACGCCGAGTTCGGCCGCCTGGCCGGGGGTGTTGTCAGCGTAGTCACACGCTCCGGCAGCAATCAATACCATGCCCTCGCGTATAACTATCTTCGCAACAGTGTCTTTAATGCAAAGAACTGGTTTCTTACTTCGGTGACGCCATTGCGCCAGAACCAATTCGGCGGAAATATTGGCGGTCCAATCCCGATGACGGATGGCCACGGCTTCTTCTTTTCCTCTTATCAAGGATTGCGCACAAGGCAGCCGGCAAATGTAGCGTTCTCTTCGCTGCTCACACCGACGGCTCTTGAACGCACAGGAGATTTCAGGAACACACCGGCAGCATCGCGGCCAAACGTCTCCTGCCTTGGCATCCAATACAAAATCTGCCCGAATCTTCTCGATCCCGTAGCTCAGAATGCTCTCAAGTTCGTTCCCGTGGGTGACTCTACGTCCGGTCCGAACTATGGCCATCCCGCAGAGCAGGGTGCCGACGGTAATATCAATGTCGATCAGGGAATGGCGCGCGTGGATTATCAATTGGGCCAGGATCACCAGCTATCCGCTATGTATTTTCAGTCCCGCGGCAATTCGAACAGTCCGACCATAGGTGGTAACCAGATCCTCAGCTACTCTGGCATGCGGACCTACGAGGGACAGTACAACAGTGTGGTCAGCGATATCTGGACGATCTCACCGACCAAAGTGAACTCGGTCCGGGCGTACTACTCTCTCAACCACTACGTCGTCGACAACATCTACCGAAATCAGCATCTGCTACCCGACTTAGGAAGTCAGGCTGCCATGGGCGCTAACAACAGTACGCAGCCGCGCTTCGACATAAAGGGTTACTGGCAGATGGGAACCACCCAGACCGGCCCCGTGAACACGGCCACTACGACGCTCGGTATCTCCGATACCTTCAATTGGGTGCTTGGCCGCCTTGAGCTGAAATTCGGCGGCGCCTACCTATGGGTTCGCGGTGCCGGTACTAGTGTAGGCATCTCGAATGGGTTCTTCACCTTCAGCGGGTCCGCAACAGGTAACGCACTCTTGGATTTTCTTGAAGGCAAAGCGTCCCTCACGCAAAATAACGGCGTCTTCGTCCGTACCCATTCGCCGGACCCTTCACTTTTCGTTCAGAACAACTGGCGTCTTACTCGCCGCTTCACGATTGATCTCGGCCTGCGCTGGGAGTACTACACTCCGCAAACCGGCCAAAACAATACAGGAACGTTTGTCGCTGGCGTACAATCCACGCGATTTCCAACAGCACCCCTGGGACTTCTGACCTCCGGCGATCAAGGGATTCCAGATGGCATCCTGCATACTCCATGGAACACCTTTGCGCCTCGCTTCGGATTCGCCTATGACCTGTTCGGGAATGGCTTGACGTCGCTTCGCGGCGCCTACGGTGTTTTTTACTCTGCCTTAGATCAACCGCAGCTGGCTGGTCTTGTGCAACAACCGTTCTCGCGTTCTGTGTCCGTATCCAGGACACCCAATTTGGTAACTCCGTATGCTCCCGAAACTGACCCATTTCCTTATATCGCCAGCCCTTCTACTGCCGTATTTCTTCCCGGCGCGAATATCTTCAGCCTGCCGCCTGGCGTCAGGAATATTCCGTCTGTGCAGCAATTCAGCGTAGGAGTTCAACAGCAATTTAGCTCGAAGTGGAGTTCAGAAATCAACTATGTGGGGAATGTAGGTCGCCACTTCTACACCTCATTCGACGAGAATTCACCCGTGTATAACGCAAGCTGCACGAGCGCAACGTGCGGCACCACACTCGGCCAAAACAACCGGCGTCCTTATCAGCATCAACTGACTCCGACGACCTACGCTTATGGAGCAATCACGCTCTATGCGCCCATTGTGAATTCGTCCTATCATTCCTTACAGGCAACGCTGGCACGCCGATTCGATCAGCGCTTCTCCATCCAAGCCAGTTTTGTCTGGTCGAAAGTAATCGGTTACGGCCCACTAACCAATGCATACGATCTCCGCAGCTCTCGCGGCGTGCTTGATATCGATGTTCCTTTGAACTTCGTGGCATCGTATCTCTTTGTCATCCCCGGCGTCCATCGCTTCGGACTCTTCGGCAGACAGTTGCTGGATGGCTGGCAGATCAACGGCGTTACGATCCTCCGATCCGGTCAACCGTTCAACGTAACCTCTGGAACCGACACGAACTTTGACGGAATCGGAAACGACCGGCCGAACCTCATCGGAAATCCGCATCTGCCCTCAGGACGCGGGAGGATCGTAACCACGAAGGCGTTCTTTAATACCTCTACCTTTGCTACACCACCTCCAGGCACCCCGTACGGCAACACGCCATTCAACCTGCTGTACGGTCCACAATATGTCGACACCGATCTCTCAGCATTCAAAACATTTCCTATCGAGCGAGACGTCACACTTCAGTTCCGGAGTGAGGTCTTCAACGTCTTCAATAATGTCAACCTCAACGCTCCGCAGAGCGCCCTGAACAGCCCAGCCTTCGGTACAATTTCAAGCTCAGGCGCGCCGCGTATCGTGCAGCTTGCTCTGCGACTCTCCTTTTGA
- a CDS encoding DUF6094 domain-containing protein codes for MRNVARIKLGYYPLPHEEAKRLRKLLEFSAGTTSVVDPCVGTGVALHQLTERAETQKYGVELDANRAAAAAASGIATIQGDLFNAVAKGESFSFLYLNPPYDSEIGSMDNKRMEFLFLEHTYRWLVEGGILLMVVPQERLHSSIPLLAENFTDLRVFRLTDPESERFDQVALFGVRKRMRGQDYSRNRAGLHEMVWRRDIPMLQGNETPYRVPASAPTRLVYRGLPLDQIEDLIAQSCAWKQIEAPLLPKEEMAGGRPITPLHAGHVGLLCTAGLLNGVFGKGDDRHIARWRSVKSVTVFEVKEKGYTEVHKREQFTNELALIYEDGRTLVLRDKKREGGDAERTFADGAA; via the coding sequence ATGCGCAACGTGGCCAGAATTAAGCTAGGTTACTATCCTCTGCCGCACGAGGAAGCCAAACGCCTGCGGAAACTGCTGGAGTTCTCGGCAGGAACCACAAGCGTTGTCGATCCATGTGTCGGCACGGGAGTCGCACTCCATCAACTTACCGAAAGAGCGGAGACACAAAAGTACGGCGTTGAACTCGATGCCAACCGCGCCGCTGCCGCCGCCGCTAGCGGTATCGCAACGATTCAAGGCGATCTCTTCAATGCTGTCGCCAAGGGAGAGAGCTTTTCGTTTCTCTACCTCAATCCTCCGTATGACTCGGAGATCGGCTCAATGGATAACAAGCGGATGGAATTTCTATTCCTGGAACATACTTATCGCTGGCTGGTAGAGGGTGGGATTCTGTTGATGGTGGTGCCTCAGGAGCGGCTTCATTCCTCAATTCCGCTATTGGCCGAAAACTTCACAGACCTCCGGGTCTTCAGGCTGACCGATCCAGAATCAGAACGTTTCGACCAGGTGGCTTTGTTCGGGGTCCGCAAAAGAATGCGTGGCCAAGACTACAGCCGGAACCGAGCAGGATTGCACGAGATGGTTTGGCGGCGTGATATACCGATGCTTCAGGGCAATGAGACACCCTATCGTGTGCCGGCGTCGGCGCCTACACGGCTTGTTTACCGCGGATTGCCTCTCGATCAAATTGAGGACCTCATCGCCCAGTCGTGCGCCTGGAAGCAAATTGAAGCTCCCCTACTCCCCAAGGAAGAGATGGCAGGTGGTCGACCGATTACACCGTTGCACGCTGGTCACGTCGGCCTACTCTGCACCGCCGGCCTGCTCAACGGTGTCTTTGGAAAGGGCGACGATCGACACATCGCGCGCTGGCGCTCGGTGAAATCGGTAACCGTCTTCGAAGTAAAAGAGAAAGGCTATACCGAAGTCCATAAACGCGAACAGTTCACCAACGAACTGGCCTTGATCTACGAGGACGGGCGAACGCTTGTACTTCGAGACAAGAAGAGAGAGGGCGGGGATGCAGAACGCACATTTGCGGATGGGGCGGCTTGA
- a CDS encoding DEAD/DEAH box helicase, with amino-acid sequence MDTYYEYLRAFSQELGARIVEMYPPLQRPNDPFPPALKTLLRQPLPAQALTISGVAKHLKTARSAIIVGECGTGKTLMSVAVAHAVAHTHSEGRPYAAIGMCPPHLVFKWAREVLETIPRARAFLIYDLRNGGDPARPHGIVEVKQRSGQIVHKGLKTTLFELRTMGRAGWKQVCPGPAYFIVSRETGKLSYHWKHAYTVAESGPEKGAVTNPDTGCAIPRSEGGYLSRVDFAEKKIFEHFTRRDGTDGFSAMWQADREKIQRMAPLEYIGRYMKGWWDYSIADELHQLAQETAQGNNLGVLYRCSRRLIGLTGTLMGGYADDLFNLFYRMKPRQMVEEGLVAGSSGRRDFAERYGVLESIEKIPDADQACTRAQKTTVRQVRKPGASPLVFGKFLMASTAFVTLEDIAAYLPPYEESVVEVEMDEELGKAYAEIEQDIRDAVKKNRGNRSLMSLMMHRLLLYPDHPFGIGEIWGKRYDPTIGDYEPFLVTTAPDLPEDFVYAKERKLIEDIREELGKGRRCQVYATFTGEHDVAARLERVLRQAGLRIAILRPTVPTLKRELWYEKQLKDGVEVVICHPKLVETGLDLLAFPTLYFYETGYSLHTLRQASRRSWRIGQNHPVKVKFFVSKATTQTTCLRLMGKKMLVALMMEGKFSGEGIHSLESDDDMMSAMARELVERGRVGESADAVWADLKRERAQHMPAVSQSELVAEGDPLLPLLPQVPGETSQPAPYPVESDPNRQQKPAALWPTGHAEAAQMLLFA; translated from the coding sequence GTGGATACATACTACGAATATCTAAGAGCTTTCTCGCAGGAACTCGGGGCACGCATTGTGGAGATGTATCCCCCGTTGCAGAGGCCAAACGACCCGTTCCCTCCAGCACTTAAGACGCTCTTGCGACAGCCGCTTCCAGCTCAAGCCCTCACCATCTCTGGGGTTGCCAAACATCTGAAGACGGCGCGATCGGCGATCATCGTCGGCGAGTGCGGAACCGGTAAGACCCTGATGTCGGTTGCCGTCGCCCACGCAGTTGCCCATACTCATTCAGAAGGCCGACCTTACGCAGCCATCGGCATGTGCCCGCCGCATCTCGTATTCAAGTGGGCGCGTGAGGTTCTGGAGACCATTCCGCGTGCCCGGGCCTTTCTCATCTACGACCTCCGCAATGGTGGTGATCCTGCACGGCCGCATGGCATCGTTGAGGTGAAGCAACGCAGTGGTCAGATTGTTCACAAGGGCCTGAAGACTACACTCTTCGAGCTGCGAACCATGGGTCGGGCTGGGTGGAAGCAGGTCTGTCCAGGGCCGGCGTATTTCATCGTAAGCAGGGAGACAGGCAAGCTCAGCTATCACTGGAAGCATGCTTACACGGTCGCAGAATCAGGCCCTGAGAAGGGCGCTGTCACTAATCCCGATACAGGCTGCGCAATCCCCCGATCGGAGGGCGGATACCTCAGCCGTGTCGACTTTGCCGAGAAGAAGATATTCGAGCATTTCACACGGAGGGATGGCACCGATGGTTTTTCCGCGATGTGGCAGGCCGACCGCGAGAAGATTCAGCGCATGGCGCCACTCGAGTACATCGGCCGTTACATGAAGGGTTGGTGGGACTACTCCATTGCTGATGAACTGCATCAGCTCGCCCAGGAGACTGCCCAGGGCAACAACCTCGGTGTGCTCTATCGCTGCTCGCGAAGGTTGATCGGTCTGACTGGCACCCTCATGGGAGGCTACGCTGACGACCTCTTCAACCTTTTCTATCGGATGAAGCCGCGGCAGATGGTGGAAGAAGGCCTCGTGGCGGGCTCCTCGGGAAGACGAGACTTTGCCGAACGCTACGGCGTTCTCGAATCCATTGAGAAGATCCCGGATGCTGACCAAGCCTGCACGCGCGCGCAGAAGACGACAGTGCGGCAGGTGCGAAAGCCCGGAGCTTCACCTCTGGTCTTTGGTAAGTTCCTCATGGCGTCCACGGCATTTGTGACACTCGAGGACATAGCCGCGTACCTGCCGCCCTATGAAGAGAGTGTCGTCGAGGTAGAGATGGATGAGGAACTCGGCAAGGCGTATGCAGAGATCGAACAGGACATACGCGACGCGGTCAAAAAGAACCGCGGGAATCGGAGTCTGATGAGCCTCATGATGCACCGGCTGCTTCTCTACCCCGATCACCCGTTTGGCATCGGGGAGATATGGGGCAAACGGTATGACCCGACAATCGGAGACTATGAACCGTTCCTGGTGACGACAGCGCCAGATCTTCCAGAAGACTTTGTGTATGCCAAGGAGCGCAAACTCATCGAGGACATCCGCGAAGAGCTAGGGAAGGGAAGACGCTGCCAGGTCTATGCGACCTTTACAGGTGAGCACGATGTCGCGGCTCGCCTGGAAAGAGTGCTTCGTCAGGCTGGGCTGCGTATCGCTATACTGCGACCCACAGTGCCGACGCTCAAGCGAGAGCTATGGTATGAGAAGCAGCTAAAAGACGGCGTTGAAGTCGTGATCTGTCATCCGAAGTTGGTAGAGACGGGCCTCGACCTTCTCGCGTTCCCAACACTCTACTTCTACGAGACCGGATATTCGCTCCACACACTGCGACAGGCCTCGCGCCGGTCATGGCGTATCGGACAGAACCATCCAGTGAAGGTAAAGTTCTTCGTCTCGAAGGCCACGACACAGACGACGTGCCTCCGACTAATGGGGAAGAAGATGTTGGTGGCACTGATGATGGAGGGCAAGTTCTCGGGCGAAGGCATTCATTCTCTCGAGAGCGACGACGACATGATGAGCGCCATGGCGCGTGAGTTGGTCGAGCGCGGTCGGGTCGGTGAATCAGCCGACGCCGTCTGGGCAGATCTCAAGCGCGAACGTGCCCAGCACATGCCGGCGGTGTCACAGTCGGAGTTAGTGGCAGAGGGCGATCCATTGTTGCCTCTTCTGCCGCAGGTGCCAGGAGAAACATCGCAGCCTGCACCGTATCCCGTCGAGTCCGATCCGAACAGGCAACAGAAGCCTGCCGCGCTTTGGCCAACCGGCCACGCAGAAGCAGCGCAGATGCTGCTGTTCGCCTGA
- a CDS encoding siphovirus Gp157 family protein has translation MASKATPLIPFQGTTGALSSPAVVATDHSLLELDSELDAILDRIQDEIEEQGEASAEAMERLQLFCQAMDVKIDRIGRFLKVMETRAEYCKKESARYAARAKRAQNKIERTEFMVLYYLASHDLRKIESHEFTLKRNRNSQDSVVITEPDSIPDDLRRFEAKIDGPLWLDVIDALPRTLAEPLIASVRSSEPSNSAIKQHITNGGVVEGASVKRGYHLRIE, from the coding sequence ATGGCCAGCAAAGCTACACCTCTGATTCCGTTTCAAGGGACAACTGGTGCGCTGTCGTCTCCCGCCGTGGTTGCCACGGATCATTCTCTGCTTGAGCTGGACAGTGAACTCGATGCGATACTCGATCGGATTCAGGACGAGATCGAAGAACAGGGCGAGGCGAGCGCCGAAGCAATGGAGCGCCTCCAATTGTTCTGCCAGGCCATGGATGTAAAGATCGACCGGATCGGTCGCTTTCTAAAAGTCATGGAGACGCGCGCCGAATACTGCAAGAAGGAGTCGGCAAGGTACGCCGCTCGCGCCAAGAGGGCCCAGAACAAGATCGAACGAACCGAGTTTATGGTCCTTTACTACCTCGCCAGCCACGATCTTAGGAAGATCGAAAGTCATGAATTTACGCTGAAGCGGAATAGGAACTCCCAGGACAGTGTAGTGATCACAGAGCCGGACAGCATCCCTGATGACTTACGCCGCTTCGAGGCAAAGATAGATGGTCCCCTCTGGCTCGATGTGATCGATGCATTGCCCAGGACGCTAGCAGAGCCGCTCATAGCTTCCGTAAGATCTAGCGAGCCCTCGAATAGTGCCATCAAGCAGCATATTACCAACGGTGGTGTGGTCGAGGGAGCTTCGGTCAAACGCGGGTACCATCTAAGAATCGAATAG
- a CDS encoding NF038122 family metalloprotease — translation MIITPTFTSGFTTNFGTNAAAAKAAWIAAAKVFTDAFSDPIHINITVDAVTKAGVFGESFPGLVTIKYADLFNQVVAHASTQNDAIAIGPGGSMPATDPSNGGIWQLTRAQAKALGVIADDTKDDGGTTFGSTNAFTFSGPIAANTFDFKGVCAHEISEVLGRFGLSGGNNTFSLIDIFSYTGAGMRSLSGGAATFFSINNGTTLLKEFNDAPSNHLDTRDWAGGTNDAFNQFSNSNVVNPVSPVDLQVMDVIGYGRVNANGSVIETVGHITFLRAHELGSGFGKAPNFLDAEVIVQLAEDPLRSFGFQLRADANQPTRTDMFDLLRSAFIAGRPIRLDYITTGPRAGEIIRVANA, via the coding sequence TTGATCATTACTCCCACATTCACGTCCGGATTCACCACAAATTTCGGCACTAACGCAGCGGCGGCCAAGGCAGCATGGATCGCGGCGGCCAAGGTCTTCACCGACGCCTTCTCTGACCCCATTCACATCAACATCACGGTTGACGCCGTCACGAAGGCAGGTGTCTTCGGAGAGAGCTTCCCGGGGCTCGTCACCATCAAGTATGCCGACCTGTTCAATCAGGTGGTCGCACACGCATCGACGCAAAACGATGCCATCGCCATCGGTCCTGGCGGCTCGATGCCGGCAACCGATCCCAGCAATGGCGGAATCTGGCAGCTGACACGAGCGCAGGCCAAAGCGCTTGGCGTTATTGCCGATGATACGAAGGACGATGGAGGCACCACCTTCGGATCAACAAATGCTTTCACGTTCTCCGGTCCAATCGCCGCGAACACGTTTGATTTTAAGGGCGTTTGTGCACATGAGATCTCCGAAGTGCTGGGCCGCTTCGGCCTCTCCGGCGGAAACAATACGTTCAGTCTGATCGACATCTTTTCCTACACTGGCGCCGGGATGAGATCGCTGAGCGGCGGGGCGGCGACTTTCTTCTCGATCAACAATGGAACCACTCTGCTCAAGGAGTTCAACGACGCTCCCTCAAATCATTTAGATACCCGGGATTGGGCGGGCGGCACCAACGACGCGTTCAACCAGTTTTCCAACTCAAACGTGGTAAATCCAGTCTCGCCCGTGGACTTGCAGGTGATGGATGTCATCGGCTACGGCAGGGTCAATGCGAATGGGAGCGTCATCGAGACTGTGGGCCACATCACGTTCCTGCGGGCTCACGAACTCGGCAGCGGCTTCGGCAAAGCACCCAATTTTCTCGACGCTGAGGTGATCGTGCAACTCGCTGAGGATCCTCTGCGCTCGTTCGGCTTTCAACTGCGGGCCGACGCGAACCAACCAACCCGCACAGACATGTTCGATCTGCTTCGATCCGCCTTCATCGCCGGGCGGCCAATCCGTCTTGACTACATTACGACCGGTCCCCGCGCTGGTGAAATCATTCGCGTTGCGAACGCATAG
- a CDS encoding IS110 family transposase, with amino-acid sequence MKKPTQHLIAEVPRSNSRVGMTIGIDLGDVWSHYCTLNEDGEVVDRGRFRTTPAGVEKWFTDLPRIRIAMEAGTHSIWVSEQLQELGHEVIVANVRELRAISHSDRKSDQVDAEKIARYARLDPKILRPIAHRTVAQQEALTLIRARNLVVRLRTAAVNAVRGLAKPCGYRLPASSTLCFAKRCMAVLPPALAEALGPVLEQIAAMTVKIKQYDRTIKRLTETEYPETQALLQVYGVGQLTALTYVLTLGSKERFQRSRDVGCYLGLRPRRSQSGDSDPQLGITKAGNIYLRSLLVECANHVLGPHGRDSTLRQWGLHLASRGGKQSRNRAIVAVARKLAVLLHRIWVTQEPYIPFYVVAA; translated from the coding sequence ATGAAAAAGCCAACGCAGCACCTCATCGCGGAAGTTCCACGCAGCAACTCCAGGGTCGGGATGACGATCGGGATCGATCTTGGGGATGTCTGGAGCCATTACTGCACGCTCAACGAAGATGGAGAAGTGGTAGACCGGGGGCGGTTCCGAACGACTCCCGCGGGCGTCGAGAAGTGGTTTACCGACCTGCCTCGGATCCGGATTGCTATGGAGGCGGGAACGCACTCGATCTGGGTCAGCGAACAGCTTCAGGAACTGGGCCACGAGGTAATCGTGGCCAACGTGCGCGAACTTCGGGCGATCTCGCACAGTGACCGGAAGAGCGACCAGGTGGATGCGGAGAAGATCGCCCGCTACGCCCGGCTCGATCCGAAGATCCTGCGGCCGATAGCCCATCGTACGGTTGCCCAACAGGAAGCTCTGACGTTGATCCGAGCCCGCAACCTGGTCGTTCGGCTGCGGACGGCGGCAGTGAACGCTGTGCGCGGACTGGCCAAGCCTTGCGGCTATCGACTTCCGGCTTCGTCCACCTTGTGCTTCGCCAAGCGGTGCATGGCCGTGCTGCCGCCAGCTCTGGCCGAGGCACTCGGTCCCGTACTCGAACAGATCGCAGCGATGACGGTGAAGATCAAGCAGTACGATCGCACCATCAAGCGGCTCACGGAGACGGAGTATCCGGAGACGCAGGCGCTGCTTCAGGTCTACGGCGTCGGCCAGCTCACGGCGCTGACCTATGTCCTGACACTGGGAAGCAAGGAACGCTTCCAGCGAAGTCGCGACGTGGGCTGTTATCTCGGCCTGCGGCCGAGACGCAGTCAGTCTGGCGACAGCGATCCGCAGCTCGGTATCACCAAGGCTGGCAACATCTACCTGCGTTCTCTGCTGGTCGAGTGCGCCAACCATGTGCTCGGACCGCATGGAAGAGACTCAACCTTGCGACAGTGGGGCCTGCACCTGGCCTCGCGGGGAGGCAAGCAGTCCCGGAATCGTGCCATCGTCGCCGTCGCCCGCAAGCTGGCAGTACTGCTTCATCGCATCTGGGTCACGCAAGAACCGTACATCCCGTTCTATGTAGTAGCCGCCTGA